A DNA window from bacterium contains the following coding sequences:
- the metK gene encoding methionine adenosyltransferase encodes MARSERYTLTSESVTEGHPDKVCDLIADSVLDECLEQDRDSRVACEVLCKGNLVMMAGEITTRAEFDREALVRRVVEEIGYVDPAEPFAASTLNVAIHFTRQAPEIAQGVNRRKKEDQGAGDQGIMFGYATDETPELMPLPILLAHKLARQLAKDRKTEKVGWLRPDGKTQVSVNYVDGRPEKVTAVLVSTSHTPEVTKHQKKIAAYVHDELIPTVLKRWNHPGIEVLVNPTGSFEKGGPGVDAGVTGRKIIVDTYGGAAHHGGGAFSGKDPSKVDRSAAYFCRYVARQLVLHGLAKRAELQVAYAIGRAKPMSVKVDTFGTGDSRAAEEFVRKNFDFRPAEIIRKLKLRAPIFRESTNYGHFGRKGLPWEA; translated from the coding sequence ATGGCAAGAAGCGAACGGTACACCCTCACCTCGGAATCGGTCACGGAAGGACACCCGGACAAGGTCTGCGACCTCATCGCCGACAGCGTTCTCGACGAATGCCTCGAGCAGGACCGCGACAGCCGCGTCGCCTGCGAAGTCCTCTGCAAGGGGAACCTCGTCATGATGGCGGGGGAGATCACGACCCGGGCGGAATTCGACCGCGAGGCGCTCGTGCGCCGGGTCGTCGAGGAGATCGGCTACGTCGATCCGGCGGAGCCGTTCGCGGCCTCGACGCTCAACGTGGCGATCCACTTCACGCGGCAGGCGCCGGAGATCGCGCAGGGCGTGAACCGCAGGAAGAAGGAAGACCAGGGCGCCGGCGACCAGGGGATCATGTTCGGCTACGCCACCGACGAGACGCCGGAGCTGATGCCGCTGCCGATCCTGCTGGCCCACAAGCTGGCGCGGCAGCTGGCCAAGGACCGCAAGACCGAGAAGGTCGGCTGGCTCCGTCCGGACGGCAAGACGCAGGTCTCGGTGAACTACGTGGACGGCCGGCCGGAGAAGGTCACGGCGGTCCTCGTCTCGACCTCGCACACCCCCGAAGTGACGAAGCACCAGAAGAAGATCGCCGCCTACGTGCACGACGAGCTGATCCCGACGGTGCTCAAGCGCTGGAACCACCCGGGGATCGAGGTGCTCGTCAACCCGACCGGCAGCTTCGAGAAGGGCGGCCCGGGCGTGGACGCCGGCGTGACCGGCCGCAAGATCATCGTCGACACCTACGGCGGCGCGGCGCACCACGGCGGCGGCGCCTTCAGCGGCAAGGACCCCTCGAAGGTGGACCGCAGCGCGGCCTACTTCTGCCGCTACGTCGCCCGCCAGCTCGTGCTGCACGGCCTCGCCAAGCGGGCCGAGCTGCAGGTGGCCTACGCGATCGGCCGCGCGAAGCCGATGTCGGTGAAGGTGGACACGTTCGGGACGGGCGACTCGCGCGCCGCCGAGGAGTTCGTGCGGAAGAACTTCGACTTCCGGCCGGCGGAGATCATCCGCAAGCTCAAGCTGCGGGCGCCGATCTTCCGGGAGAGCACGAACTACGGCCACTTCGGGCGGAAGGGTCTCCCCTGGGAGGCGTGA
- the nadE gene encoding NAD(+) synthase — protein MFGPHVLDLDWTAEAARIEEWIRRTVFERFRRRGVVVAMSGGIDSSLCAALAARALGPDRVLGLFLPERDSSSDSLRLATELAERLGVPHVVEEIAPTLRAAGCYARQDEAIREVFPEYGPGWKCKLTLPPLLDSDRLNVTHLTVEAPDGRRDTRRPSAKAYLQLVAATNYKQRTRKMTEYYHADRLNYAVVGTPNRLEFDQGFFVKLGDGAADIKPIAHLYKTQVYALAARVGVIEEILRRPPTTDTFSLPQTQEEFYFALPYDKMDLCLYAATHGVAAADVGRALDLTEEQVERVFRDVRAKRRAADYLRCPPLTVEPIVAE, from the coding sequence ATGTTCGGTCCGCACGTTCTGGATCTCGACTGGACCGCCGAGGCGGCCCGGATCGAGGAATGGATTCGCCGCACCGTCTTCGAGCGGTTCCGCCGCCGCGGCGTCGTCGTCGCGATGTCCGGCGGGATCGACAGCTCGCTCTGCGCGGCGCTCGCCGCCCGCGCCCTCGGTCCGGACCGCGTGCTCGGGCTCTTCCTCCCCGAGCGCGACTCGTCGTCCGACTCGCTCCGCCTGGCGACGGAGCTCGCCGAGCGTCTCGGCGTGCCGCACGTCGTCGAGGAGATCGCGCCGACCCTCCGCGCGGCCGGCTGCTACGCGCGGCAGGACGAGGCGATCCGCGAGGTCTTCCCCGAGTACGGCCCGGGCTGGAAGTGCAAGCTGACTCTGCCGCCGCTGCTCGACTCCGACCGGCTCAACGTGACCCACCTCACCGTCGAGGCGCCGGACGGCCGGCGCGACACGCGCCGCCCCTCGGCCAAGGCGTACCTGCAGCTCGTCGCCGCCACCAACTACAAGCAGCGCACGCGGAAGATGACCGAGTACTACCACGCCGACCGGCTCAACTACGCCGTCGTCGGCACCCCGAACCGCCTCGAGTTCGACCAGGGGTTCTTCGTCAAGCTCGGCGACGGCGCGGCCGACATCAAGCCGATCGCCCATCTCTACAAGACGCAGGTCTACGCCCTCGCCGCGCGGGTCGGCGTGATCGAGGAGATCCTGCGGCGGCCGCCGACGACCGACACGTTCTCGCTCCCCCAGACGCAGGAGGAGTTCTACTTCGCGCTCCCCTACGACAAGATGGATCTCTGCCTCTACGCGGCGACCCACGGCGTCGCCGCGGCCGACGTCGGCCGGGCGCTCGACCTGACCGAGGAACAGGTCGAGCGGGTCTTCCGCGACGTGCGCGCCAAGCGGCGCGCCGCGGACTACCTGCGCTGCCCGCCGCTGACCGTCGAACCGATCGTCGCGGAGTAG